One genomic window of Luteitalea pratensis includes the following:
- a CDS encoding DUF4255 domain-containing protein, translating into MSQTAAIAGVTLTLKTLLETSYRARGGENRHLADVLVTTMPVDRARGVHHRCQLNLALATVVDNTSMRNAVGLGSRGGGVGSGATQALDLLYLLTAYGQEDDDVGAQHVLGAALRTLHEQPVLPAIVLADVFPHSGASGTLDQVRVTQAPLTREQIVAWWLAFHTPYRLSAAVQVTGVSLG; encoded by the coding sequence ATGAGCCAGACGGCTGCGATTGCTGGCGTGACCCTCACGCTGAAGACCCTGCTGGAGACGTCCTACAGGGCCCGCGGTGGCGAGAACAGGCACCTCGCGGACGTGCTGGTGACGACGATGCCCGTCGATCGTGCACGGGGCGTGCATCACCGGTGTCAGTTGAATCTGGCGCTCGCGACCGTCGTCGACAACACGTCGATGCGCAATGCGGTCGGGCTGGGCTCACGGGGAGGCGGTGTGGGCAGCGGGGCAACGCAGGCGCTCGACCTGCTGTACCTGCTCACCGCCTACGGACAGGAAGACGACGACGTCGGCGCGCAACATGTGCTTGGTGCCGCCTTGCGAACGCTGCACGAGCAGCCGGTCCTGCCTGCGATTGTGCTGGCCGATGTCTTTCCGCACAGCGGCGCGAGCGGCACGCTGGACCAGGTCCGCGTCACGCAGGCACCGCTCACGCGCGAGCAGATCGTCGCGTGGTGGCTGGCATTCCACACCCCCTACCGGCTGAGTGCGGCTGTGCAGGTGACTGGCGTTTCGCTTGGCTGA
- a CDS encoding LytR/AlgR family response regulator transcription factor, with amino-acid sequence MSRFRALVVDDEPLSRGMVAAILREDGEMDVVLECADAMAAQELIRSTRPDIVFLDIEMPEVTGLDLARELGEDGPVVVFVTAFNRYTPDAFEVSASDYVLKPFSDQRFADALQRPKRRVRERRLGALAQQLATLSSELRLDDETEPVLKARAYVEQLSFKQNDRQIVVPISDVYWIEAEDYYVRIHSQRGRHLVRTPLATLEARLNPRDFLRVHRGAIVNVQKVVAVRDAGGLMLVLADGTEVPVSRSRRAAVESSLLPRANPPRP; translated from the coding sequence ATGAGCCGATTTCGCGCGCTGGTCGTGGACGACGAGCCACTCTCGCGGGGCATGGTGGCGGCCATCCTTCGCGAGGACGGAGAGATGGATGTCGTGCTCGAATGTGCCGACGCGATGGCGGCGCAGGAACTGATCCGCTCCACGCGTCCCGACATCGTGTTTCTCGACATCGAGATGCCCGAGGTCACCGGGCTGGACCTGGCGCGGGAACTCGGTGAAGACGGCCCGGTCGTGGTGTTCGTGACGGCGTTCAACCGCTACACGCCGGATGCCTTCGAAGTGAGCGCCAGCGACTACGTCCTCAAGCCCTTCTCCGACCAGCGCTTCGCCGATGCCCTTCAGCGGCCGAAGCGGCGCGTCCGGGAGCGGCGGCTCGGCGCACTCGCGCAGCAACTCGCCACGCTGTCGTCCGAGCTCCGGCTCGACGATGAGACGGAGCCGGTCCTGAAGGCACGCGCCTATGTGGAGCAGCTGTCGTTCAAGCAGAACGATCGCCAGATTGTGGTCCCGATCTCCGACGTGTACTGGATCGAAGCCGAGGACTACTACGTTCGCATCCACTCGCAACGCGGCAGGCACCTGGTGCGAACGCCACTGGCCACGCTCGAGGCACGGCTGAATCCTCGTGACTTCCTGCGAGTGCATCGCGGCGCCATCGTCAATGTCCAGAAGGTGGTCGCCGTGCGTGACGCGGGCGGCCTGATGCTCGTGCTCGCGGATGGCACCGAGGTGCCCGTCAGCCGATCGCGAAGGGCTGCCGTCGAGTCGTCGCTTCTACCCCGCGCGAACCCGCCACGGCCGTAA
- a CDS encoding sugar phosphate isomerase/epimerase family protein — translation MSLLDQSSLSRRRFLAATVATPFVAAVSAASRPMVGVELFSVRQELAADLFGTVRRVAKTGYEGVEFFSPYYEWEPAYAKQVRQLLDEVGLKAPSTHNSANVFTPEGLKKAIDLNVVLGSNLIVMASAGKAATIDDWKRVAERLTAASETLRPLGMRAGFHNHQSEFKAVEGTRPIDVIAKHTPQDFVLQFDVGTCVEAGQDPVAWIKANPGRIKSIHCKDWAPGEGPDKGYKVLTGEGVVPWKEIRAAAESVGGVETYLIEQEGSRFTPFETIEKCLATWKGMAS, via the coding sequence ATGTCCCTGCTCGACCAGTCGTCGCTGTCGCGTCGCCGCTTCCTTGCGGCCACCGTTGCCACTCCGTTTGTCGCGGCCGTCTCGGCCGCCAGCCGGCCCATGGTCGGCGTGGAGTTGTTCTCCGTCCGCCAGGAACTCGCCGCCGACCTGTTCGGCACCGTTCGCCGGGTCGCCAAGACCGGCTATGAAGGCGTCGAGTTCTTTTCCCCGTACTACGAGTGGGAACCCGCCTACGCCAAGCAGGTCCGACAGTTGCTGGACGAGGTCGGCCTGAAGGCACCGTCGACGCACAACAGCGCCAACGTGTTCACGCCCGAGGGCCTGAAAAAGGCGATCGACCTGAACGTCGTGCTGGGGTCGAACCTGATCGTGATGGCGAGTGCGGGCAAAGCAGCGACGATCGACGACTGGAAGCGCGTCGCGGAGCGCCTCACCGCTGCGTCCGAGACACTGCGGCCGCTCGGCATGCGCGCTGGCTTCCACAACCACCAGTCCGAGTTCAAGGCCGTCGAGGGGACGCGTCCGATTGACGTGATCGCGAAGCACACGCCGCAGGACTTCGTGCTGCAGTTCGACGTCGGCACGTGCGTCGAGGCCGGCCAGGACCCGGTCGCGTGGATCAAGGCCAATCCGGGACGGATCAAGAGCATCCACTGCAAGGACTGGGCACCGGGCGAAGGGCCCGACAAGGGCTACAAGGTGCTGACTGGCGAAGGCGTCGTGCCGTGGAAGGAGATTCGCGCAGCCGCCGAGTCGGTAGGCGGTGTCGAGACCTACCTGATCGAACAGGAGGGCAGCCGCTTCACGCCGTTCGAGACCATCGAGAAGTGCCTCGCGACGTGGAAGGGAATGGCCTCGTGA
- a CDS encoding 3-deoxy-7-phosphoheptulonate synthase, translated as MYRRTDDLRITQTRPLLPPAILIEELPATERANNVVANSRVAIADVVMGSDPRFVVIVGPCSIHDTRAAVEYAERLVPVAERYKDQLITVMRCYFEKPRTSVGWKGLVNDPDLDESYHINKGLRLARQLLLDVAELGLPVACEFLDTQLPQHIADLTSWVAIGARTTESQVHRELASGLSMPVGFKNGTDGTTQTAVDAVLSARSPHLFPSVTKQGVSAIFETTGNDTCHVILRGGSRTGPNYDAASVRDVCERLRANGLPERVMIDCSHGNSQKDHRRQIDVAAAVAAQVAEGSWPIIGTMLESHLVEGRQSYVAGRPAVYGQSITDACLSFEQTEPLLEVFAKAQQSRGARAGVVAG; from the coding sequence ATGTACCGCCGGACCGACGACCTCCGCATCACCCAGACCCGCCCGCTGCTGCCGCCCGCGATCCTGATCGAGGAACTGCCCGCGACCGAGCGCGCCAACAACGTGGTGGCGAACTCGCGCGTGGCCATCGCCGACGTGGTGATGGGTAGCGATCCACGGTTCGTCGTCATCGTCGGGCCCTGCTCCATCCACGACACCCGCGCCGCCGTCGAGTACGCGGAACGCCTCGTCCCAGTGGCGGAACGGTACAAGGACCAGCTGATCACCGTGATGCGCTGCTATTTCGAGAAGCCGCGCACGTCGGTGGGCTGGAAGGGGCTCGTGAACGACCCCGACCTGGACGAGAGCTACCACATCAACAAGGGCCTGCGCCTCGCCCGCCAACTGCTGCTCGACGTGGCCGAACTCGGGCTGCCGGTGGCATGCGAATTCCTCGACACGCAGCTGCCGCAGCACATCGCCGATCTGACCTCGTGGGTCGCCATCGGCGCCCGCACCACCGAGAGCCAGGTGCATCGCGAACTCGCCTCCGGGCTGTCGATGCCGGTCGGCTTCAAGAACGGCACCGATGGCACGACGCAGACCGCCGTGGACGCGGTGCTCTCCGCGCGGTCGCCGCACCTGTTCCCGTCGGTGACCAAGCAAGGCGTGTCGGCGATCTTCGAGACCACCGGCAACGACACGTGCCACGTGATCCTGCGCGGCGGATCGCGCACCGGGCCGAACTACGACGCCGCGTCGGTCAGGGACGTGTGCGAGCGCCTGCGCGCCAATGGCCTGCCCGAACGCGTGATGATCGACTGCTCGCACGGCAACAGCCAGAAGGACCATCGCCGGCAGATCGACGTGGCGGCGGCGGTCGCCGCACAGGTGGCCGAAGGCTCATGGCCGATCATCGGGACCATGCTCGAGAGCCACCTGGTCGAGGGGCGCCAGAGCTATGTCGCCGGCCGGCCGGCGGTGTACGGGCAAAGCATCACGGACGCATGCCTGTCGTTCGAGCAGACCGAGCCGCTGCTCGAGGTGTTCGCCAAGGCGCAGCAGTCGCGCGGCGCGCGGGCCGGCGTCGTCGCCGGCTGA
- a CDS encoding ATP-binding protein — MLLPVVENAFRHGLARNAQKGRLEVNAARQPDALTISIADNGAGIPTDFDVDRQAGTGLRNVRDRLLHLYGQSAALEIRRGDQSGTVVTIHIPLRPEWQARATA; from the coding sequence ATGCTGCTGCCCGTCGTCGAGAATGCGTTCAGGCATGGCCTGGCCAGAAACGCGCAGAAAGGCCGCCTCGAGGTGAATGCCGCCCGGCAACCGGACGCATTGACGATTTCGATCGCCGACAACGGCGCGGGCATCCCGACGGACTTCGACGTGGACCGCCAGGCAGGCACCGGGTTGCGTAATGTGCGCGATCGGCTCCTGCACCTCTACGGACAGTCGGCGGCGCTCGAGATCCGGCGTGGCGACCAATCGGGCACTGTCGTCACCATTCACATTCCCCTGCGTCCGGAATGGCAGGCGCGGGCCACCGCATGA
- a CDS encoding dynamin family protein: protein MVSALLRPEDQQLVNDERRALEALRDVLVRLDAAPDNLDALRQSIHQLDELFLVVIVGEFNAGKSAFINALLGAPVLEEGVTPTTAQVHLLQHGDTTTRVERSDHLHVITAPVEFLREIAIVDTPGTNAVIREHEAITADFVPRSDLVLFVTSADRPFTESERQFLAVIRDWGKKVVIVINKVDLLETAADLQKVLDFVAEHAQVALGSAPDTFPVSAKLAMRAKRGQPDLWAASRFEALERYIHDRLDQRERLRLKLANPIGIGTALASRYLEVTNGRLGLLQDDLRLLDDVEKQHAVYRTDMDRQFELRMGEIDNVLLQMEQRGHVYFDDMLRIGRVMDLLNKARVQEGFVRDVVADAPVQIERKVSELIDWMVSADLRQWQQVHGHLADRRLQYRDRIVGDPELATFHLERGRLLDSVGREAQRVVESFDRQREAATLAEGARNAVAASAAVGAGAVGLGTLVTIAASTAAADVTGILLAGVIATVGLFIVPARRRKAKEDLRQKVADLRETLSGALRTQFQQEAHRSTERLNEGVAPYSRFVRAEQQALTSVRDALGDVQATMTSLRARIDAVT, encoded by the coding sequence ATGGTGAGTGCGCTCCTGCGGCCCGAAGACCAGCAACTGGTGAACGACGAGCGGCGCGCGCTCGAGGCGCTGCGTGACGTACTGGTGCGGCTCGACGCGGCCCCGGACAACCTCGACGCGCTGAGGCAGTCCATCCATCAACTCGACGAGCTGTTCCTGGTCGTCATCGTCGGCGAATTCAACGCCGGCAAGAGCGCCTTCATCAACGCCCTGCTCGGAGCACCGGTGCTCGAGGAAGGCGTCACGCCGACCACCGCGCAGGTCCACCTGCTGCAACACGGCGATACCACGACGCGCGTCGAGCGGTCCGATCACCTGCACGTCATCACCGCGCCGGTGGAGTTCCTTCGCGAGATCGCGATCGTCGACACGCCGGGCACCAACGCGGTGATCCGCGAGCACGAGGCCATCACCGCGGACTTCGTGCCGCGCTCCGACCTCGTCCTCTTCGTGACGTCGGCCGATCGCCCTTTCACCGAGAGTGAACGACAGTTCCTGGCGGTGATCCGTGACTGGGGCAAGAAAGTCGTCATCGTGATCAACAAGGTGGATCTGCTGGAGACCGCGGCGGATCTGCAGAAGGTGCTCGATTTCGTCGCGGAGCACGCCCAGGTGGCACTCGGCAGTGCGCCCGACACGTTTCCGGTCAGCGCCAAGCTGGCGATGCGCGCCAAGCGTGGCCAGCCGGACCTGTGGGCCGCGAGCCGGTTCGAAGCCCTCGAGCGCTACATCCACGATCGTCTCGATCAGCGCGAGCGGCTGCGGCTCAAGCTGGCCAACCCGATCGGCATCGGCACCGCCCTCGCATCGCGTTACCTCGAGGTGACCAATGGCCGCCTCGGGCTCCTGCAGGACGACCTGCGGCTCCTGGACGACGTGGAGAAGCAGCATGCGGTGTACCGCACCGACATGGACCGGCAGTTCGAGCTCCGGATGGGCGAGATCGACAACGTGCTGTTGCAGATGGAGCAGCGCGGTCACGTCTACTTCGACGACATGCTGCGCATCGGCCGGGTGATGGACCTGCTGAACAAGGCGCGTGTGCAGGAGGGGTTCGTGCGCGACGTGGTCGCCGACGCACCGGTGCAGATCGAGCGGAAGGTGTCCGAGTTGATCGACTGGATGGTGAGCGCCGACCTGCGGCAGTGGCAGCAGGTCCATGGCCATCTCGCGGATCGACGACTCCAGTACCGCGATCGCATCGTCGGCGATCCAGAACTGGCGACGTTCCACCTCGAGCGCGGACGCCTGCTCGATTCGGTCGGCCGGGAGGCCCAGCGCGTCGTCGAGAGCTTCGACCGGCAGCGCGAGGCCGCGACGCTGGCCGAGGGCGCGCGCAACGCCGTGGCAGCGTCTGCGGCCGTGGGCGCCGGCGCCGTCGGGCTCGGCACCCTCGTGACGATCGCAGCATCCACCGCCGCGGCCGACGTGACCGGCATCCTGCTCGCCGGCGTGATCGCGACCGTCGGTCTCTTTATCGTGCCGGCCCGTCGTCGCAAGGCGAAGGAGGATCTGCGTCAGAAGGTCGCCGACCTGCGGGAGACGCTGTCGGGGGCGCTGCGGACGCAGTTCCAGCAGGAGGCGCACCGAAGCACAGAGCGCCTGAACGAGGGCGTTGCGCCCTACAGCCGCTTCGTTCGTGCCGAGCAGCAGGCGCTGACATCGGTGCGCGACGCGCTCGGCGACGTCCAGGCGACGATGACGTCGCTCAGGGCGCGCATTGACGCAGTCACGTGA
- a CDS encoding carboxylesterase/lipase family protein produces MKLLAACGLMLAMGVGTAGAQVKTTAGLVEGVTADEGRVRVFKGLPYAAPPVGALRWKAPAPLAPWTGVRKADASGAQCMQPQVFADIVFDRLASEDCLYLNLWTPARDASAKLPVMVWIHGGGYQAGASHEPRHDGVRLARNGVVLITINYRLGVFGFLAHPALSKDDGRGSSGNYALLDMVAALAWVRDNVAAFGGDPGNVTIFGESAGSFAVNALMVVPQARGLFHKVIGESGAHFGPSLSAATREASEANGEKFGVSIEATTAEALRAKPAADVLAAASKWQPWFSPAIDGVVLTEPVAATFAAGKQAQVPLLAGWNADEARGGVLLATERPTATSFVNQTRKRFGPAADALLKVYPADSDAVALESAAALASDLFISYSTWKWIEAHRATGGAPVYRYLFSRKIPVAPGEVRNGRPVTAEDVGARHAGEIEYVFGTLDTVKNVPWTPADRTLSEAIGKYWTNFARTGNPNGIDLQAWPVLAATAPGANQDMGPRLIELDTTIRAVPEANRARYEALDQMLTAPPR; encoded by the coding sequence GTGAAGCTTCTGGCGGCGTGCGGGTTGATGCTCGCGATGGGCGTGGGGACAGCTGGTGCGCAGGTGAAGACCACGGCAGGCCTGGTGGAGGGCGTCACGGCCGATGAGGGCCGTGTCCGCGTCTTCAAGGGACTGCCGTACGCCGCTCCACCGGTCGGCGCGCTGCGCTGGAAGGCGCCCGCGCCACTCGCACCCTGGACCGGCGTGCGCAAGGCCGACGCGTCCGGCGCGCAGTGCATGCAACCGCAGGTGTTTGCCGACATCGTGTTCGATCGGCTGGCCAGCGAGGATTGCCTGTACCTGAACCTCTGGACGCCGGCCAGGGATGCGTCGGCCAAGCTGCCGGTGATGGTGTGGATCCACGGCGGTGGCTACCAGGCTGGCGCGTCACATGAACCGCGGCACGACGGTGTACGACTCGCTCGCAACGGCGTGGTCTTGATCACGATCAACTATCGGCTCGGCGTCTTCGGCTTCCTGGCGCACCCCGCGCTCTCGAAGGACGACGGGCGCGGGAGTTCAGGCAACTACGCGCTGCTCGACATGGTGGCGGCCCTGGCGTGGGTCCGCGACAACGTGGCAGCGTTCGGCGGCGATCCAGGCAACGTGACCATCTTCGGCGAATCGGCAGGGTCGTTTGCCGTCAACGCCTTGATGGTGGTCCCGCAGGCCCGTGGGCTGTTCCACAAGGTCATCGGCGAGAGCGGCGCACATTTCGGGCCCTCACTCTCGGCCGCCACGCGCGAGGCGAGCGAAGCCAATGGCGAGAAGTTCGGGGTGTCCATCGAGGCCACGACGGCCGAGGCGCTGCGCGCCAAACCTGCCGCGGACGTGCTCGCCGCCGCGAGCAAGTGGCAGCCGTGGTTTTCGCCAGCCATCGACGGCGTCGTCCTCACCGAACCAGTCGCGGCGACCTTTGCCGCCGGCAAGCAGGCGCAGGTGCCGCTGCTCGCGGGCTGGAATGCCGACGAGGCCCGCGGCGGCGTGCTGCTCGCGACCGAGCGGCCGACGGCCACGTCGTTCGTGAACCAGACGCGCAAGCGGTTCGGGCCCGCAGCCGATGCCCTGTTGAAGGTGTACCCGGCCGACAGCGACGCCGTGGCACTCGAATCGGCGGCGGCACTGGCGAGCGACCTCTTCATCAGCTACAGCACCTGGAAGTGGATCGAGGCGCATCGTGCCACGGGCGGTGCACCTGTCTACCGCTACCTGTTCTCGCGCAAGATTCCAGTGGCACCGGGTGAGGTCCGCAATGGACGCCCCGTCACCGCCGAGGACGTCGGCGCCCGCCATGCCGGCGAAATCGAGTACGTCTTCGGCACGCTGGACACGGTCAAGAACGTGCCCTGGACGCCGGCCGATCGCACGTTGTCGGAGGCGATCGGGAAGTACTGGACCAACTTTGCCAGGACGGGCAATCCCAATGGCATCGACCTGCAGGCCTGGCCGGTGCTCGCCGCGACGGCTCCGGGCGCCAATCAGGACATGGGGCCCCGGCTCATCGAGCTGGACACGACCATCAGGGCCGTTCCCGAGGCGAACCGGGCACGATACGAAGCGCTCGACCAGATGCTGACGGCGCCACCGCGATAG
- a CDS encoding DUF3500 domain-containing protein: MSRQVSKSAWVSSVALVLAAGTVGVLIGAQAPAPAPQAKGKDGRIAEWTTRSRDLEAKGLADPFKGVTADGKVVPGLFGVKSTGVSTAPVQKAAAAFLAALAPEQRKRTAFDVDDPEWRSWMNQHFYRRAGVSFAEMAPAQREAAFGLLRASLSARGLTLSRDIMKLNHTLGELNDDDFEAYGEWLYHVTVMGTPSATEPWGWQVDGHHLVINYFVLGDQVVMTPSFFGSEPVIATKGKYAGTTILQEEQADGLAFINGLDADQRARAIVRGDKRGNDNVGEAWMDNVVVPYEGLPVSKLNAAQSKQLIALVERYVGNMDEGHAKVKMDEVRAHMKETYVSWKGGTSADSVFYYRIHSPVVLIEFDHQTPAGLRRQYPAGVPFREHVHVVIRTPNGNDYGKDLLRQHYATHKHDAAGRHTVPGVSVASLAAR, encoded by the coding sequence ATGTCCCGGCAGGTATCGAAGTCCGCGTGGGTCTCGTCGGTCGCGCTCGTGCTGGCTGCGGGGACGGTCGGAGTGCTGATCGGCGCGCAGGCGCCTGCGCCCGCACCGCAGGCCAAGGGCAAGGACGGACGCATCGCCGAATGGACGACGCGGTCGCGTGATCTCGAAGCGAAAGGCCTTGCCGACCCGTTCAAGGGAGTGACTGCCGACGGCAAAGTCGTGCCGGGACTGTTCGGCGTGAAGTCGACCGGCGTCTCCACGGCGCCGGTCCAGAAGGCGGCCGCGGCCTTCCTCGCGGCGCTCGCACCGGAACAGCGCAAGCGCACCGCGTTCGACGTCGATGATCCGGAGTGGCGCAGCTGGATGAACCAGCATTTCTACCGGCGGGCCGGCGTCAGCTTCGCCGAGATGGCGCCAGCCCAGCGTGAGGCCGCCTTCGGCCTGTTGCGCGCGTCGCTGAGCGCCCGCGGGCTGACGCTGAGCCGCGACATCATGAAGCTCAATCACACCCTGGGCGAACTGAACGACGACGACTTCGAGGCGTATGGCGAGTGGCTCTATCACGTCACCGTGATGGGGACTCCGTCGGCCACCGAGCCGTGGGGCTGGCAGGTCGACGGCCATCACCTGGTCATCAACTACTTCGTGCTCGGCGACCAGGTCGTGATGACGCCCAGTTTCTTCGGCTCCGAGCCAGTGATTGCCACGAAGGGGAAGTACGCCGGGACGACGATCCTGCAGGAAGAGCAGGCCGACGGGCTGGCCTTCATCAATGGCCTGGACGCCGATCAGCGGGCGCGCGCCATCGTCCGTGGCGACAAGCGTGGCAACGACAACGTTGGTGAGGCCTGGATGGACAACGTCGTCGTCCCGTACGAAGGTCTGCCCGTGTCGAAGCTGAACGCCGCGCAGAGCAAACAGTTGATCGCCCTGGTCGAGCGCTACGTCGGCAACATGGATGAGGGTCACGCGAAGGTGAAGATGGACGAGGTTCGCGCCCACATGAAGGAGACGTACGTCTCGTGGAAGGGCGGCACCTCGGCCGACAGCGTCTTCTACTACCGCATCCACAGCCCGGTCGTGCTGATCGAGTTCGACCACCAGACCCCTGCGGGGCTCAGGCGCCAGTACCCGGCGGGCGTGCCGTTCCGCGAGCACGTGCACGTCGTGATCCGTACGCCGAATGGCAACGACTACGGTAAGGATCTGCTGCGCCAGCACTACGCCACGCACAAGCACGACGCAGCGGGGCGGCACACGGTGCCGGGTGTGTCGGTTGCATCACTTGCGGCGCGGTAA
- a CDS encoding FAD-dependent oxidoreductase, which yields MLIDVLIIGAGPTGLMLANQLARRGIRPIIIDRHSGPAQQSRAMAVHARTLEIYAKLGIAARAVELGEQGNGANMWVGGRLKARIPLEEMGKNLSPFPYVLMLGQDENERIMGERLRDWGVDVEWNTELVALEQHAAHVTATITQPEGSHRTIDAAWVAGCDGSRSAVREMNGIGFPGAAYEHSFFVADTEATGPMVPNELNVYLWGKGFHLYFPMRGQNRWRVIGLLPEGLRSKPDVTFEELIPSLQQESAQGLSFTSCLWFSTYRIHHRRTERFRDRRCFLLGDAAHVHSPMGGQGMNTGLQDAYNLAWKLALVTSGRAADPLLDTYEVERLPFADKLLSTTDRAFRFVVSDSWLGGVLRTRILPNVAAIAMKPAFMRRAAFLTLSQIGIEYRASPLSRTLAGGAKDAPRAGERFPWLQLAFADGSGSEDLFQRLDDTRFNLLVIGQPAPSTERLGLGDLLATHVVPFEGENIRALAAVAITTPAHYLLRPDGHIGLAGKGVEEGEIRRWFSSCRVHLGDGEQRNRD from the coding sequence ATGCTGATCGACGTGCTCATCATCGGTGCCGGCCCGACAGGACTCATGCTGGCCAATCAACTGGCGCGCCGCGGCATCCGTCCGATCATCATCGACCGTCACAGTGGTCCCGCGCAGCAGTCGAGGGCGATGGCGGTGCACGCGAGGACGCTCGAGATCTACGCGAAACTCGGCATCGCCGCCCGAGCGGTGGAACTGGGCGAGCAGGGCAATGGCGCGAACATGTGGGTCGGCGGAAGGCTGAAGGCTCGCATCCCGCTCGAGGAGATGGGCAAGAACCTCAGTCCGTTCCCGTACGTGCTGATGCTCGGCCAGGATGAGAACGAACGCATCATGGGAGAACGCCTTCGGGACTGGGGCGTCGACGTCGAATGGAATACGGAGCTGGTCGCACTCGAGCAACACGCCGCCCACGTGACGGCGACCATCACGCAACCTGAGGGCAGTCATCGAACCATCGACGCGGCCTGGGTGGCTGGATGTGACGGCAGCCGCAGTGCCGTGCGTGAGATGAACGGCATCGGCTTCCCGGGCGCCGCATACGAACACTCGTTCTTCGTCGCGGACACGGAGGCGACGGGACCGATGGTGCCCAACGAACTGAATGTCTACTTGTGGGGCAAGGGGTTTCATCTGTACTTCCCGATGCGCGGCCAGAACCGCTGGCGAGTGATCGGGCTCCTGCCGGAAGGGCTGCGGTCGAAGCCCGATGTGACATTCGAGGAACTGATCCCGTCGCTGCAGCAGGAGAGCGCACAGGGACTCTCGTTCACGTCGTGCCTGTGGTTCTCGACGTATCGCATCCACCACCGGCGTACTGAGCGTTTCCGTGATCGGCGTTGTTTCCTGCTCGGCGACGCGGCGCACGTCCACAGCCCGATGGGCGGGCAGGGCATGAATACCGGGCTGCAGGATGCCTACAACCTGGCCTGGAAGCTGGCGCTCGTCACGTCAGGCCGCGCCGCTGACCCACTGCTCGACACGTATGAGGTCGAGCGCCTGCCCTTTGCCGACAAACTGCTTTCGACCACGGATCGTGCGTTCAGGTTCGTCGTGTCCGACAGCTGGCTTGGCGGCGTGTTGCGCACCCGCATTCTCCCGAACGTCGCCGCCATCGCCATGAAGCCGGCCTTCATGCGGAGAGCCGCGTTCCTGACGCTCTCGCAGATCGGCATCGAGTACCGTGCGAGCCCACTCTCGCGCACGCTCGCTGGCGGGGCGAAGGACGCACCCAGGGCCGGCGAACGCTTTCCGTGGCTGCAGCTCGCGTTCGCGGACGGCAGCGGGAGCGAGGATCTGTTCCAGCGACTCGACGACACGAGATTCAATCTGCTCGTCATCGGCCAGCCCGCGCCGTCGACCGAACGCCTCGGCCTGGGCGACCTGCTGGCTACCCACGTCGTGCCGTTCGAAGGCGAGAACATCCGCGCCCTGGCAGCCGTGGCGATCACTACGCCGGCGCATTACCTGCTGCGTCCGGACGGGCACATCGGCCTGGCCGGCAAGGGTGTCGAAGAGGGCGAGATCAGGCGCTGGTTCTCGTCGTGCCGGGTGCATCTCGGCGACGGGGAGCAGCGGAATCGTGACTGA